Below is a genomic region from Neomonachus schauinslandi chromosome 2, ASM220157v2, whole genome shotgun sequence.
TAAGAGGGTGCCTGGCTTGCTGGCGGTACTGGGCGGCTAGCTCTACCAGGTGCAGAATGTCCTGGGCTCGCAGCGGAGTGGGCAGGGAGGTTCGTGGGTACCAGCCAGCCTGCAGGGACTCTGCATCCGCCTCCTTGGAAGTCTTGAGAATTCCACCTGGAGGGGATGtcgaggatggggtgggggaaagggtgtCTGTTGAGAGAAGTGCTGGGTCCGGCAGATTAAACGGCCACCCAGGCATTCTAGCCCTGACCTACACCAGGGTTGGGGTTGGTAGGGGTTGGTAGGGGCTGGGAGTCAAATCCACAGGCTGGAGATGCCAGGCTTGTACCACACAGACTAGGGGCTCATCTCACCAGAGGACAAGCTGGGGGAAAGGTGTCAGCTGCCCCCTGCCAAACACTGCCACCAGGTGGGCCATACCTGTGGCTCGAGCGAGGAACACAAAGCGGATCCAGGAGGGGCCCCGCTCCTCCACAGACAGCAATGTCAGAGGCTCACAATGCAGCCCGGCCTCCTCCTTCACCTCCCGCTGCAGTGCCTCCACGATGGTCTCCCCAGGCTCCATTCTCCCCGCGGGTAGGTACCAAGACCCACGGCACTCTTTCTTGGCCTCCTGGATCAGTAGCACCTCAtcctgaggggagagagaggagcctCGCTGGGAACCTCCCCTTGCCCTGGGGTTAGATCCTATCTCAAACACAGTCACCCAACACCCCCTTACTGGTGCACACCTCAAACTGATGAGCTCTCCAGGGAGCTGGCCCTTGTGTGCCTGGGGGCCGCAGCTGTCTCGTTCTGCAATTTATCCCTCTGCATTCAGACTTCCATTTCAGAAAGGGGCTGAGATTCCCGGGAGCTGTTTCAGGGGCTAGGGATTAGGCCCCACGGTGAGGTTTGCCATGTGTCCTGCACTGACTCCTGTCTATATGCCACATGTGTCTATGTGTACCTCTCACCTCCCCTGGTGATTTACAGACCGCTTGTGGCAGGGCCTCACACTGGGGCCTAGGCTTTGCAACACCCCCCAGCCCCATACAACTCCTACCTATGGCCCTGGCCCCTTCTAGCTGGCGTTGCAGCAACGTGCACCAGGATCAGCACGAAAAGAGCACCACACAGTGGGACAGAAGGTCTGATATAAGCGCAGGTCGTGCCATTACTGTCCAAGGGGCTCAGAGGAGGTCTCTGAGGCACTGGGCAGATCTTTGAGCCCACTAgcggcaggcactgtgctagattcTGGGGAAAGGGGAATAGGACAGGCCTCTTCTCAAGACACTGAGGCCTAGCGGGAGGAAATAAGCAGGCTCCCGGGCCTCAGATTCCTCTTCAGTATAGGGGGACAATCTCAGGGCTGGGCCGCACAAGGCTCAGATGTTAAGTGTGAGTGAGAGTGCTTTGCAAAACTGGGAGGCACCACGCACCAAGAAGTGGTGGCTGCTGCCGGCAGGTCCTCTGTCCCCACCGGGGCTGGCTGCGCGCTGCGGAGGGCCGGGCGCCGGGCCCAGCGGGCGGACGCTCACCTGCTCGTTGAGGAACACGGCCAGCACCACGTAGCAGACGTTCTTCCGCAGCCGCACGGGCGCCAGGGGCTCCCCGGCCGGCTCCGAGTCGCAGCTGTGCACACTCAGCCCCTGGCCCCCCAACACCGCCGCCAGCGCCCCCGCCAGGCCCTCCGATGCCATCGGGTCCCCTGGGAGGCGGCAGACGGGCCCCCGCAGACCGACCGCGCCG
It encodes:
- the NUDT18 gene encoding 8-oxo-dGDP phosphatase NUDT18, giving the protein MASEGLAGALAAVLGGQGLSVHSCDSEPAGEPLAPVRLRKNVCYVVLAVFLNEQDEVLLIQEAKKECRGSWYLPAGRMEPGETIVEALQREVKEEAGLHCEPLTLLSVEERGPSWIRFVFLARATGGILKTSKEADAESLQAGWYPRTSLPTPLRAQDILHLVELAAQYRQQARHPLTLPQELPCSLVCQRLVATFTSVQTVWVLVGTVGMPHLPVTACGLTPVEQRGGIKMAVLRLLQGCLALPHLAVETKGLLGLQHLGKEHADGICLNVLVTVAFRNPGMQSEPPKVRGENFFWWKVMEEDLQSQLLQRLQESSVVPVNR